The region TATTACTAGCATAAACATTTTCTTATCTCAAAAAACCTTCATAATCTATTAACGTCGGAGAAGAGAGTATTTTAATAGATATGTCAGTGAAAAAGTTGCCAGTATAATTTACTTGTGTGTCCACTACATACATTAAAATACATTTGAGTTAGTTCAATATTTGGATTGGTGTTTCTTGGGCAAACGTCCTACAGAAAACGGCGAAAGAATTATATCCTCCCAGCCGATTAcccaatgataaaaaaaacgaagctctgattaaatttcaaaataaatgtcgTATATTCgatgagaaattgaaatttgtttatcaaatcgatcattttatacaattatatgtCTTAgggttttttaataaataggATTCATGAATAACTGATAACCACGGGCTACACTCGCATGTCAATGTAACTACACGCACATAGTACGTTCACGTCATTATCGCTCGACTTGAAGGAACTAACGCACTTGTTAGTAAGTGGTATAGTCGTTAGTAATCGTCGATAATTAATTCGACCGAAAACTTATGAGAGATCACAAACGTAATATGATTCTTGCTAACAATTTTAAtgtttacaagaaaaaaaaaaaaataaataacaatcggagaaaaattgttaatagtaaaatatttcatacaaaGTTATATTACTATAAACTTgttaaaaatcaaagaaaaatatccgGCTCAAATATCGTTGTAGTAATTGAGCGGTGGTGGTTTTATGGTTTTTGCTTTTGGCCTCATTACCCCAGTCAATTCGGTAAGTATCCATTTAGTTGCTCGTATAACTAATACATGAGCTGCGAATTGCAGTATCAGTGAACCGAACCCTTTGTACAATCCGAAAGGACCCTCTGTAGATATAATCGTTCGATAACAGTCGATAGCCCCACTGTATCCTGTCAGTAACGGCGTAACGCTTCGTCCCGTGTCAAGATTATCTATTATAGTTCTTGTGCCCTGCAAGTGTAGCCGGTGAATCACCGTCTCCAAGGGATAAAAAATGATGTCAGCTGCACACATGGATACGAGTATAGAGTGCAGTTCTATGTCTTGAACCACTGATTCAGAGACCAAATCTCTGCTATAAGCTCcctgaaaattaattttgaatatttttaatttattcacaaatttttgtcaaaccTGTTTCAGTAAAAGAAGTGTACAAAATGCAAACCCTCAGTTGTTGAGAATGCTTGTGTCTAACGTGCATTATTCGGCTGGTAACTCCTCTCACAATTAGAGTGAAAAGGTACTTTGTCACTCCATAGGCAATCGTTGGCGGTAACAGAGCATAAATTGGAATCAATCTCCCTTTATTTCCTACTTCAAGTAGCCTGATGGCTCCATCTCTGAATACATCCAAGATCCCTGGACGTTCAGAAGCAATTTCTGACTGAACTGTTTCTACTAATGAAGCAGAGTAGAATGGTGTTACTATCCCAATCGACACGCTGCAAGGGTGATCAATCAATGAATCGAAGAAGGTACGATGACACTGGTGACTTTCATCACAGAATCAcacaacaaaaacaatttataattgTGTAATTACCACTTGAGAAGCAAATGCTGTCCAAAAGACCTCAACGAACTGTTGCAAGTAATCTCCCTGTAATCAGAAAAGTATAACGTTACAATTTAGAAAGATCCAACATCCAACAAAAGAAATTGTTTACAGTAACCTTACTTGGGCCAGGGTGTGATTTTTGACACGAGGTCTTCGACAGCGAGAGTCAAACCCCTGACGAGAAGTGTGGAGCCAATTCCTTTCCAGAGAGTGTTCAAGCCCTGGGTTTGATGTAGCCGTATGATGATGGGCACTAAAGTTATCGGAACTAAATGATACTTGACGGCGCTAGGGTTCACTTGGCACTGTCTTCGAAGTACAATGAAGGGGTGTATCAGTAGATTTTCCGTAATCAGACTTGCAAGACCGCAGCCTAATCCGACGTATCTTTTTACGGTCAGATCTGAAATGACATTTGTGTGAACGAGCCGATACTTCCGCTCGACTCAAAAACGACTGAGGAGTGCAAGTGCGTGATATCGTACGATATAAGCATTCGTGCAAAAAGTGCGATATGAGCGAGAGATGTCTCACCGTCTTCTGGGGGTGGACTGTCTTCTGCGAGGGGGTGAACCACGGGGACATCTAGGGGACGTATAACCTCTCGGCCGTGGTATTTGCTCGGGAACGCAGCACCGACCTCCCACGGCTCGATCGGACGAGTTCCGTAATGTCTATCGTACCCCTCGAGTCCCGCCATTCTGTCCACCAGCTATCACCCTCAGCCCCGAAATCGACAGCTATCTCCGAAATACGATACAGCCCTTCTTCTGCCCCGGTGACGAGCATCCGAAGTTTCACCTTTCTATCTCACACTACATACGTACAAATGGTGAAATCATCTCTTCGCCTTCTCATGCCCTTGCATTGCGTTTACCAATCGTAGAACCTCCCTCGATCTCGATCAGCTGTAGTCGTCAGTTTTGCCAACTGGGTAAATCGACATCACGAAAGAATTACCCCCTTGTCGAGGACATATTACTCGCGACATTACCAATCGCTGCTAATTGCagatattacaatttttcaagagAATCGAAAATGGAGAATTGGTTTTCATTCGGGTGATTAATGAATTACTAAATATCCCGTAATCTGAGATGAATATAGTTGTTATAAACGCCAAAAAGTCGTCAGTCTAATACCgactattttgaatttttcgaataccgTACAGTTGGTCTCTTCGATTAAGGCAGTCGGTGAGAGTTGAAAGTAATGTAAAATGATCTGTTGAACATTGTTGGCGCATTGTATTTCGCGATATGAAGGTAGCACCGTAAGTGCTAAAGCCGTAGAGACACACTGTGCATTGCTATTTTTGGTGGCACTTGGCAGCACTGCTTCAGAATCGAATAGATCATGCGCGTGATGAGCGTTAAGTTGCGTGAGTGTGCTCTATCCGTGATCCAAGGTACATGCGTGCACGAAGAATTGCGATACGAATTATTGAAACGAGTTAACGAACGAAAAGCTTGCAGTGAAGAGAAAGAActaatattgaaagaaaacaagTGTCTGAGAGCCGAGCATCAGAGAGCGTCGCTCGCCGAGAAAGGATTCCACACTGTGCCATTAATATGCGGTTTTGTTGTTAAAAAACGGTAGCTTTGTAAACGAAGCACCGGTGGCCAGCGGTTGTAAGCTGTTAGCAAGTTGTCTGGCTCGTGCTAAcctcaaaatcaaaaatctaCAACAAGCCACAAAATGATAAATTGGACGAGTTTACGACTGCAGGTACCAATGCTGAGGCGGTGCCTGAGCACACTGACCAAATCAGAGGCCAGAAAAAAGCGAAACGAGTTATTCGACAGCGAGGCGAAACGTCAGAGAGCAGCGGTGGGTCGTATCGAGAAAATAGAGGTTAAGTACTCGGGACCGTCGGACGAAATTACGCTCGTAATGAACAAGCATTTATCTACGCCCTTTGACTGTGCTAAGCACATTTCGGAGGGCGTAACGAAGGTCGCCGCCCTCGCCGAAGTCAACGGGACCCCGTGGGACATGCACAGACCGTTCAACTCCGAGTGCGAGATAAAGTTCGTTACAATGGCATCACCAGAATCGCAGGTTGTGAACAAAGCCTTCTGGCGGTCCTGTTCGCTGATGATGGGTGCCGTAGCTGAAACCGCATTCAAAGACAGCATCAGCATCCACCTTCATAGTTTTCCGATACCAAACGTCAGGTCGGGTAGTTTTCTGCACGACATTTCCCTTGGCTTCGAAGATTGGAAACCAACAGTCGCAGAGCTGCAATCCTTGTCTGCTCTGTACATCAAACTCAGTCAGAAAAACCTACCAATTGAGCGTCTGGTCGTCGGAGAAAGCATAGCGCTCGAAATGTTCCAGGATAATCCCTACAAGAGTGAACAGATACCAAATATCGCAAGGCACAGTGAGGACAGCGTCACTCTCTATCGTATTGGGGATCACATCGATGTTAGCAAAGGACCTATGATTGGCAACACTGGGATCATCGGCAGGTGCACCGTCGCTTCTGTGCACAAATTGTCCACCGACGAGTACGGAACCTTGTACAGATTCCAGGGAGTTGCACTTCCCGCTGGAATTCTTTTGAATCATTTTGCATATGGAATTTTGGAGGAACGTGCCAGAAAGTTGAACAATTCCGTTTGGGTTCCTAGCAAAATTGTCGAAGATTCGGAGGACCAAATTGCTGCGGTGGCTAATTAGTACTGTATATGTCATGTAATTTAAAGAAtgtaaataaagtaaaaaccGATTTAtcaaaatgttatttttaccATCAATTCTTTCAGACTCGAAGTTATTGACTGCCCATTCTCTTGCTGAAATTACCCACTTAAGGGGGGAGCCTGCTTTAGAGGCTtcaaaatatctttttttttgcataaatgtctTCCCAAACTATCCAAGAATGTGTCCCTAAAATTTCAGacgcaaattcgaaatattttcggagttacagaagaaataGTGAGCAAGCGTCGAGCAGGTATACGAGCGgttttttgatgttttttgaagttttgaaccagttttttgaagagtctgaaccagttttttgaaaagtcTGAAGGGCAACTCTATGGACCAGGAGTCGCTGATTAGCATATTAATGCGGTAAgttcaagaaaattacgattttttatatacgAAAACTTTGACGCACGATTTCtcggtttttcatttttacgatttttcctaattgGCGGGAAATATAGGGAAAAAACTAAACGTCCTATCGAAACGagacaaattgcattgtactCGGGATTAAATTCTCTTCTAGTTGAACCTAAAAAACCTTAAGAAAGTTAAGATTAACCCACTTTTTAAACAatctaaagtgaattttttttttaatttgcaaacattgttgaatttttcactttttgttgaattttcttggTTTAACTAGAAGCTATACTAttgagaagtaaaaatttttttgggttCTTTGTTTCAGATGGAAATTGCGACCTGCACCTTTCCCGCCGCACGACAAATGCACACTCGAGACGCCTCGGTGAAATGCTTGTACCAGGCATAATATGACATATAtcttaatgaaaaaatttaagaagaCTGCTGAAACATATAACAATAAAACCTGAAAGTTTCGTTTCAATCGGATATTTCTTTCCGTCCcaaaaaatccttgaaaaaatcgattttgtgAAGACTCTAAAGCAGGCTCCCCCCTTAATTGAGTTAGTATATACTAATTATTCTATGTTTCATCACCAATACTAATATGCTTGAACCTCGATGATGTGGTCATAGAATCATAAATTTGCAAAGAAACgcaagataaaaattgagagGAAATTCTGAGATTTTCAAATATGCTGAAGTATAAAGGAACCAATTTCAGAGATGCATGTAGAAAATTCTGGAAACAGTTCAATAGAGAATGCATAAGTAATGCGAAATAATTGTGAAACTGAGCATGTTGGCGATGCATGTATACAACACACAGGCAGAAGACACAGCTGAAACTAGAGCTTTATGAACTATAATTTCGTAATCGGCCGTTGTCACAGACCCATTATTGCCCCATGTGATTATTAAGTTATAATCCGATGTTTAACGCGATCTCAACCTCAgaatgtgataaaaaattaagaagtgTACTGCACTAGCACTGCAGTTTGGACGAGCATTACTTGAAACCATGTATAATAACAGAAAGGTAAGGTAAGGCGAGGGGGAAAGGGACAGAACGTATTATAATACTACGATGTGTGTGGGAATGAAACCAAGTACACTAATCTCGCGCTCACTACAGCGAGTGGTCAACAAGACAGTACAGTCCAAAGTTCTCAAAATTCCCGCGAGAGCGAGCGAGACGAAAATTTGACGAAGAATTCAAAACCAGATCAGTATTAGTCGGAACTCGGAAGAGATAACACGTGAGTTTTGTTGGCAATAGCTCGTTATGTGTGCGAAAGTGATTCAGTGAACTGTGTGAACGTGGGACTATCAACTCGATGCATCGAGGCTCCTAACGAtccattttattattaaatgaCGTTGGATCGTATTTCTAATGTACTTGTGATCGAGTAATTAGATGCGAGAGCGAAACTGGGTAGAGCCGATTGAGGATTCTTGCGCTGGCCTTCCCGGGACCTCATGATTGAGTTTTGTACCCAGGGTGGTTGACGCGTTGGGAAACCAACGTGGTTACTACACCCGCAGATCTAgaatacatgaaaataaataacaaatgacACAAAATTGGTGTAGCCGCGTGGGCTGTCCTTGCCGCGGTAGCTAAGCTAAACCACCCCGGGATCATCGAAATCACGTTTCTTCTTTGTAATTCGAATTGGTGTTCATTTCTTATTCGTATTCCTTGCGTTCATTTCATCCTTTTACCttagttttttcttcatttgtggagctaaaaatttttcgtctcagattctATTTGTATGgtcctttcctgactaattggacccccaggaaatcagaaaacgcagcgaaaagagcgtggcaTCAACAGCAGCGATATGACGAAGGaaatcttttgtttttcagctgtaacttttgatccgttgttTGCAGCCTATTCGAACTGCACTCATTCGATTTCGCTCGAAAAAtcacgtcgaaatagtgcattacaaaattcattgcaggatttttgaaattccggAACGCTGTTTCAGCTAGCCgtaagtgaagtatctacgttaaGTAGAGAAGCTGAAAAACTGGTGTCTACTACGTGATCAAGTGCAACAACCTTGTAAAACCAACTAGTGaccgatttattttttggaatatCAACGCAGCTACTGAAACGAGAAGATAAATGCCATTTATCTGGAGTATAAACTTTCCGATTGAAGTCAAAGATCTTTATTCCTACCTCTGACGGGTATGCGCGTTGAAGTAGTTTATACGAAATAACATACGAAACAATTTGTCTAGGAGTATTTATAGCTGCAATGTGGCAAAAGTTGATTACACTCTACTCTAGTACAGAGAGAAACCTACCCGAGCACCTGTAGGTTGGTGTGCTTGTTGAAGTGTTCGAAAAAACATCTGCGTTCAATGTGGCCAGCCCTTGAGGTCACTCTGTTCTACTTTATGAGCACACCGTGGAACACTCTGGAAGGAAGAAGACGCTCGGCAGTGAGTGATAAAATGCAGTGAGGTTCGATCGCCagagtttactttttttcatacatcacGGAATTTGAACTACTTTCATTCGAAACATGTCTTTTCCTGGTTCTATCGCGTTCGATGAGTACGGAAGACCTTTCATTATCTTGCGTGATCAAGACAAGCAGAGTCGCTTGACCGGCAATGATGCGATTAAGGTGAGGCATGCACATGTTTTATAATTTCCATTGATTACATTTTCTGTTATAAGTTCCTGATCACACTGATTATAACTATTCCATTTATTAATTCAGATAAATTGCATTATTTCGTGCACACTAATTTACTTAATTTCACCAAAGTGCTGATCGCGTGGTGGCTTTGCAATTTTGTTCGCGTCACGTGTTCGTAAACCGGTAGAGCCTCGCGCATtcgtgatattttattttacttcgaaCTTTGGGATTATGTTGTTCATTTAACACCCTCATGTGAGCTGCAAACCGTCAATTTCACAGCGATTATGAATTTATCGCTAAATATGATTGGCATTTTAACAATGAATCCAATCACAGCTTCTGTCTTATAACCATATAAGGAATTTCTATGCCTGTTCCCCCCTCATTCGTTCAGTCGACTATAGACATTGCTGCATAATACGTACGTCGCACAGTGGTCCAAAAGCCCGAATTCCTGGTCAAAACTAATAActcaaatatttctcagtgAAAATTGCTAGTATTACTATACCTATAGTTTTTTGGCTTGCTGGTTTCgaaaatgaatgcaaaaatgcgaaattcaaaatggcggccccaaaatggcggatattttttacaaaaaatggtacgaatttttagaaattcataGTACGAATGTTTTTCGGGTCgctgattccgaaaaaaaaacaaaaatgcaaaattcaaaatggcggacgtTAAATGGCGgatgtttttcgcgaaaaatgataccaattcgctgaaattcatactactaatgtttttggggtcgccGATTCCGAAAACGAatgcaaaaatgcgaaattgaaaatggcggCCCCGAAATGgcggatattttttacaaaaaatggtacgaatttttagaaattcatactagtaatgtttttggggtcgccGATTCCGAAAACGAatgcaaaaatgcgaaattcaaaatggtgaaccgaaaatggcgggaatatttcgtgaaaaatggtACAAGTTTGTTAAAagtgatattttgtaaattaatttctttaattcatacagatttttttcttataaaacaaaataacataatttttaaagataCATACTAATCGCAATctgaattttcatcatcgacgTCGTTTTGATGAATGACGTTGTCTGCGTCGCCCCGCTACACTAATCCTACGAGGCAGGCCACGAGGCTCCGACCGAGTCGACAAAACACTGCTTCAAAGAATGCGTATTTTTGACCAATGGAGCAAAAACGAGCAGGCGATGCCAACGGTTTCACATTCTCTATACTTTTTCACACTAGGAATCGTTAAGATCTCCGCAGGATCTCCGGGGATCATAACTAATTCTCTACAGATAGTAAtgcaattcaatgaaataggTTATTTTGCAGCACTCGTATTGCATCATTCATATCGTCGCCATAAATTCCGAAACTTGGTTCATTCATAAAATTTAGGTAATTCACTTACCTTGAGGAATAATATCCATTTTGGTTGactcgattttgatgaaaattgaaaaaactacaGCCTTCTTTTTCGCGCGCTCGAAAGCGTGCACACACCACAGTCCCGCGCGAGTCTCGACAATGGTCACTTTCGAGGGCTTACCACAGGCCATGGAATGAATCTGAACATCTGCCCTTTTGGATTTCAAAGGTCTAATGCTATCTATTGACAAATATGTGAAGCTTTACCTCGGATGATAACTTTCGGTTTTCGGGGTTTTGGCCAAGAATTCGGGCTTTCGGACCACTGTGCGTCGGTATTACAGTTGCATCTTATgcttactttttatttcctGTCAGAATTCAATTATAGACAACCCTTTTCACATTTTTGCAACTTCAGTAAGTACCttattggaaaaaaactttcttGTCATCTCCATGGGTGAAGTAACGGTAATGCTTGAAAATACTTTCTTTTTACCACGTCCGACTTGAGATTCAACTCAAAGGACAGCGGAAGAGCCAGTCCATCTGTATGTTTTGActttgtttttcttgaaaCATGTTACTTGAATCCAAATTTTATCTTTCAGTTACGCACCTTGAGACacaggaaaatttttatttgaaatttgcctgtgatttttaataaagtgtgcaagataaaataaaatatgagaaactGAATCATTGAGTGATTCGATTAATGGACCACGCTTACTGATGTGTTTCTTACAAGCTAGTTCACTTACAATCTGTATTAATATTCTAACAGATTCacatgatttaaaaattgtgtTATTGTACTTCATCACAATGCATTATTATTGGTAGTATTTTTTCGATGACTATGTATTCATTGTATGTTTTGTAACTCATTGTTACTCAAGCATAACAGATAGAACAaggttgtgaaaatttcaaaagttttagATGCGAACACAAGTAATATTGTTTTACATAACAATTTAAACATCATTGAAGAAATGTTTTCTGCCATCTTGAAACATATTTTGAGTGGTTGGTAGTAAActtgattaattatattaaacgaGAGAAAGATGGGAAATAGTATTTTCGCAGTATTCGTTAAACTACTGCGGTCTGAGCTTGTAAGATTAATGCAACATTTATGCATTTCCAGGAATCAATGTTATATTGCGATTTTAAGATTGTCCGGAGTTGAATAGATCATAGTAAATTCCACTAAAGTAAGACATATATCGGTATTCTTGGAATTCTACATTTGTAAATTCCACCTAgaatttcaaaacagtgatttctgtttcaatattttattgtgttGATATCATAAACCCGAAGTGCTGTAAAAACTTTCATTCTACAATAAAATCTTGTTGCAAACCGTGAATAGTTAAGTTAATAATAAGTTATAAGAGAACCTGTAATACATTTTTGAGGGTGAAAACTTGATACAATTctacagaagatttgtaatCTAACATAAGTACAGGGATCAAGCTTATACATTGGTATATTTACATTGGAGTTGtagtttaaaattaaatgtaCGTTGCTAGTACTTGTGTGTAATTATGCAGTTGACTGATTCTCATGATATATCAAAATAACTGAATTTCGTTCTCTCTTCTCTAGTCGCATATCTTGGCAGCTCGGAGTATTGCcaatactttgaaaacatCTTTGGGTCCCAAAGGTTTGGACAAGATGTTAGTTAGTTCCGATGGTGATGTAACAGTAACCAATGATGGAGCTACGATCTTGAAAAACATGGACGTAGATCATGAAATCGCCAAGTTGATGGTGCAGCTTTCTCAATCGCAGGATGATGAGATAGGCGATGGCACAACTGGTGTTGTTGGTAAGAACATCAAATCTACATTTAAATCataaaacattaaaaatgACATATAGGATGCAAAAGTGAggaataataagaaaaaaaaaattggtatgaTGATATTAgttgaaaattacaaacaaaagGAATACAAGGCAATTTCAGTAACAATGAATTGGAATCAAGGATTGTAAATTAACAAAGTATATACGACTAAATGGTTGAATAGCGGGTGAATTTCAAACATCTATTCTTCAATTCGATTgggtttgttttattcaaaagtataTTGATCGAGTTtcttttatacatattatatttgctttgaatcaaattattgtcagaaaaaaatatgtaatcaaACGTCAAACTACATACCGTGGAATAAAACAAACTCCAACAGAATtcagtaattttttatcaagatCCGATGCAAATTTCTATAATTCACCCACTTCTCTAGCTGTTAGGTATGAATATATacgggctattccgcgtcaaccggatcagtcatctctcagatatttttttaatttggcatgtggattgtgtgggacgagttagatttttgtgccaaagcgcgaatctcataatgcaaaattcgattttttattaacaataacaaattagactcccatttttttcaaaaattcataacttcggcaaaaaattagatacaatatatttttttttttcaaattacgcggaaagctccatagaatttaaaaaaaaatacgaaatggtaaaaacaagttgttatcaattgtttatttaacaattaatttttcaaagattttcaaaacagtgactgacacgatcaaaaaatttttttaaaattctgacatgttccttgaactgtactacaacctgtgaattaattccagaggggtg is a window of Neodiprion pinetum isolate iyNeoPine1 chromosome 4, iyNeoPine1.2, whole genome shotgun sequence DNA encoding:
- the LOC124216992 gene encoding mitochondrial outer membrane protein SLC25A46 yields the protein MAGLEGYDRHYGTRPIEPWEVGAAFPSKYHGREVIRPLDVPVVHPLAEDSPPPEDDLTVKRYVGLGCGLASLITENLLIHPFIVLRRQCQVNPSAVKYHLVPITLVPIIIRLHQTQGLNTLWKGIGSTLLVRGLTLAVEDLVSKITPWPKEITCNSSLRSFGQHLLLKCVSIGIVTPFYSASLVETVQSEIASERPGILDVFRDGAIRLLEVGNKGRLIPIYALLPPTIAYGVTKYLFTLIVRGVTSRIMHVRHKHSQQLRGAYSRDLVSESVVQDIELHSILVSMCAADIIFYPLETVIHRLHLQGTRTIIDNLDTGRSVTPLLTGYSGAIDCYRTIISTEGPFGLYKGFGSLILQFAAHVLVIRATKWILTELTGVMRPKAKTIKPPPLNYYNDI
- the mRpL39 gene encoding large ribosomal subunit protein mL39, with the translated sequence MINWTSLRLQVPMLRRCLSTLTKSEARKKRNELFDSEAKRQRAAVGRIEKIEVKYSGPSDEITLVMNKHLSTPFDCAKHISEGVTKVAALAEVNGTPWDMHRPFNSECEIKFVTMASPESQVVNKAFWRSCSLMMGAVAETAFKDSISIHLHSFPIPNVRSGSFLHDISLGFEDWKPTVAELQSLSALYIKLSQKNLPIERLVVGESIALEMFQDNPYKSEQIPNIARHSEDSVTLYRIGDHIDVSKGPMIGNTGIIGRCTVASVHKLSTDEYGTLYRFQGVALPAGILLNHFAYGILEERARKLNNSVWVPSKIVEDSEDQIAAVAN